Part of the Rhizoctonia solani chromosome 2, complete sequence genome is shown below.
AGCAAGGGATTGTACCTTAGATCAGATGAGTGTTTGTATGTACCCAAACAGTTGGTgtcggggggggggggttcaCTTTTCTTAGTTGAGACAGAGGCTCTGTTTTCCCTTCGTCTCTTTTGTGACTGTGTTTTGTCCTTTGCTTGGTCATTTTTGCGCTCTCTCAGGCTTGATGCAGAACTATAAGCATTCAACGCGGGTTGAAGCTAGGTTAATTTCAGATGAGACAACTTATCCCTAATTTACGCGTCTAACAAATGAGAATCGGATCAGTCAGCGCGGGAGATTCATAATTTAATGATCAAGCCAAACACCCGCGTTGGCTGGTTTGCAACttgttgtatgcgtatcGCGCTCCTACTGTCTATCCATTCTAAACTACATGACATGATATATGAAACCTAACAGCGCTCTGAAACCAAGAGTAGATGGTATTTAAGTGCCTTGAACTTGCATATATCTCAACCATTCAAACTCCCAATCTCAATAGCTCTTATTGAAACTCATTTTCTGATATCATGACTCAGCACAAGGCATCCTTCCTTCTCGAGAAGCACGGTAAACTTGAAGTGAAGACTCGCCCTACCCCTACCCACAAAAGAACCAAGCTCTCGTAAAGGTCACTGCTGCTGCAAGTAAGTTCTTACTCTAATGCACATATACATTACTGTACTGAACGAACACTTCCTCAGTCAACCCTGTTGACTGGAAGGTCAGTATATGTTCATTTTGCTCAATCTATCCGTATTTAATCATTGGTTCTGCAGATCGTTGATATGGCGTGATTATAGaaaatttccctgctgttcTGGGGCTTGACGGAGCTGGAGTCGTTGAAGCAGTAGGTCCAGAGGTGACTGGCTTTAAGGTCGGAGATAGAGTGTGAGTCTTGTAGTTCACGATTCTCAATCTGTTATCTAATGTCAATATGTAGTTTTTTCGAAGGCATTTACCGTAGCAGCGACGAAACAACATTCCAAGAGAAAACCATCGTCGAGACAGATCTCATTTCTAAGATCCCAGGCAACATCACCGACGATCAGGCATCGACCATCCCAGTTGTACTATTACTGCGTTTTTTGGTCTCTTCCAAAATACTGGCATTGATGTACCAGAAAATGGTCCCACTGCTAATGGAAAAGGCGTGCTAATCCTGGGGGGGAGTGCGTCTGTTGGTCAATTTGGTGGGTGATCTGCGGAACATCTACTTTACGTTACTTACGGCCTGGGCTTGATCAAGCTATTCAACTTGCCCGTATCGCTGGCTTCTCGCCTATTGTTACGACTGCGTCGGCCCAACACAATGACTTCCTCAAGTCGCTCGGAGCAACTCATGTGTTTGGTCGCGACGTGGATGCAAATACTATCCAATCTGCTTTCTCCACCCCTGTCGCTCTTGTTCTAGACGCAATCTCCACAAATTCTACCCAATCACTTGCATTCGATATCCTGACTACTCCCTCTCTTGCACCAGTCGCACATCTTGCAATCGTGCTTCCGCTCGCTGACTCAGTCAAGGAGAAGAACCGTGGAGACAAGGTCACTGTACACACTGTGTATGGTGTCCCTCATCATTTCAGGGATCTAAGCGTGCCATTCTGGCAAATTGTTGGCAGTGGATCAAGGATGAGAAGCTTGTACCTAACCGGGTACAAGTTGTGAAGGGAGGTCTTGCCGCGGTACCAGAAGCTTTGGATCTTTCGCGCAAGGGTGTGAGCGGTGTGAAGGTCGTAATCCACCCCCAGGATTGAGGGAGAGGAGGCAACTACTTGTATTTGTAGAATCGTATTCAATCCAAGCGAGTTTAACTAATTAGTAGTGTAGCAAGAGGCACATTGGAACGCCCTAGCTTAAGTTTATCAGTTAATTAGAAAGACATGGCTTATAGTTCAAGTTATTAGTAGCTGATTATTGGAGAGATCGTCACCTCAACCAAGCTTACTACTCTAtgggggccccaaaaactctggagcgctctagagtgctccggttttgggaacctcctcgttaggatccgacgggtccggattgctcggcgagcacttcTGAGCGTCATACCAGACGCTCCgaagtgctcgccgacaatagcgagtcgcggagcgctcccgagatctttggggccccgtagagtaTATCCCCATAGGTTGGACGGTGTGGCCGAATCAGGTGACATAACTACGATTCTCTAGTGCTATCTTTGGTGCACCGTATATGCTTAAGCTTTATCTACCACGATTTGACGAGACCATGGTCCTCTTGATCAGAGCCCTGAGTTGTGCAAGGTCTCTACTTatcggatgtatatatatgacTCGGTTGGGACAGCGTCGCCTAAATAACAAGTCGTAACACACACTCAATATTGATGATAAGAGTAAAGACAGGGGGAGTGGGTCGCAAtcccgggaccttataaggtgcccgggtcgatacatgcgtaaacagaagaaaccaaatgaaCGTATATAGTTAGTAATCAGTCTGAACAGAGCACCGGGTACAAGTGTAACACTAAGAGTGGTTACGATATATCGTAAgggtaacgcatacacccgAGCCAGACCTACAGTGATCGCGTAACCCTTACAAGCTGCTACCAAATTTTCTTACATAATTTAATGGTTTTGAGTAGAATTCGAAACCGAAAACTTTCTAATATTGGGACAACAGTAGTGCCACTGCCAACAACCAGATGTCCAAAACACTTGCGTTGAAATTATCTGCTGTCAGGTAATTAGAACATTGACCACCAAACTGATCGATCAATCTTGTTGGCGTTCAAGCGGGGACTGATATAAGATATACTGGAGGACTAAACTACTACCAAGGTGCAGTTCAGACAGATGACCAGTTGCTTGTAACAGTAAGGCCTTGGAACACTCGTACCAGTATGGACAATTCAACACCACCTTCCAGAAGAATGATTTGAATCAAAGACAGACATGTGTGGCAAGATCAAATGCGCTACCATGAAAACAAGAGATCTTGTTGTGGAATAGAGGATGAATAGTACCTTGAATTCATGCACCAACTTGGTAATTATCATGTACATGCAGAGTAAAAAGTGGCTAGGGTAAGGTCACATAGTTGGTAGTTTGTTCTAAAACAAATCGTGAACCGCTAGCAGAAGGAAGTATTACATACCAATCACACGCAAGCATGCCAGCCGAAGGTCGTGTCATACCGCTAGACCGAGGCGTTTTGGTTACGACCACATCTCGTTCAGTATTTTATGATGTCGTTCCCTGAAGTGGGCCGACGCGAACACTCGGGTTGATTCATTATACGTTGGTGAATCGCGTCTTATTCTTCTGCCGAATATGTAGCTATGCCTAACCGTAGTAGTTTGTGAGATAAAGGCTTCATAAAAACATGAATGAGTACCAGACATACCATTATGATTGGAAGAATCGAAAACACATCGGGGTTCCTCTCCGGCTTTACTCCCGGAAGAGTTCCATAAACCTCGCTTGCGCAAGCCTGGCTCTAGAATCGATAGAGTCTGCGGTAGTGGGTCAATCCAGGGTTTCGCATGAATGGTTGGTAGTGGCTGCCAGGAATTGCTGACACATGTGAGTCTGGAAGATGGTAAAACTCGGTAGATCATCAAGATCGTATATGGTGCTATCCCCAGCGGTCCACGTGAAATCTGGGACCAACTTTAACTTCTATCTTGCCAATTCTGAGGCTTCATATTGACGAAAGACATATGTACGCCCTATCTGGATAACCTGGAGGAGATCGAACATCATTTGTGTAGCCCAAAATGCATCCACGCAACTGGCTCAAAGCATATTAGATTGCTTGCAAATTAAAACACTCACACGCATTTAGGATAAATGGCAACGTGTTGCTTTCAACATTCCAATCCAAGGATATTGCCCTTGTGAAATTATCATTCACATCGTCTGAGGCTTTGGGATTTTCTAAAACACTGCCTTCGGTGGCATGTTTATCTAGCTTTGACTCGATAGGAGAACATGCTAGATTTGTTTTATTAGTTTTATGGGAAGGCACAGTCAGGGAATCGTGATCTTCGTCCTGTTTCGCAAGGCTAGGCAAGGCATCAAAAAGACTTGCTTGACCGGGTGTCATTGAGTAGAGTTTTCGGTTATGGGAGTTTGTTTCCGCCAGTTCCTGGATGCTGCTTGGATGTTGCGTGTTGTATATGCTGAGTGAGGATGGCCTCCAAGGCCCTCTCATCGAATCCTATGCTCAGAGCAATAATAGATCTCTCTAAAAATGAATTTAATAAGGGTAGAAACACGATTATAGAGAAGATAGAGTACAGTATGATTGAAGCCTATCTGGATCTATAGAGATAGATAAACAATACTGTGGGTCAACACCCAATTCTTAAACCACATTGTTTAGTGGAGACAACAGGTATTTTGTGGTCACTATCGCATTGCTGCTCATCCCGATTGATCTGATATGCGTATTCAAGGGCGTAGTAAAGCTGTGGGTATTTGTGTTTGGTGTCCGGTAGACGTGAATTACGTGCCTTGATGTCCTATAACGACCGAGTTTCCAGATGGCCACCAGTCAACGCACCCTGGAACAAACGTATTGTGTAAATAGGTCTGAAGGTTGGGCAGAGATAATTGCGACAGAATTACTTACAATAATGAACCAGATTCCGGTCTCCTCCACTCGCATAGACGATAAAGTCTTTTACTGGTTATAATTGACAGAACTATGCAATTGCTTGACATATAAGACGAGGTCGATTCGACCGGCTGATCCGAACCCACTACAATGGGCTTTGCCGTAGCCGGTCCTGTGAGTGCTTGTGTTGAAAGAGATATAAATATCGTAAATAAGAGTTTTGGATACATGGTTGAAGGAAGCGATGGGGTTCAAGAGGGTGAATGAATGTTCGCACCGATGAAAGCCACGATAGGGGTGCCCCGGGCTGAGAGGTGTAGTTTTGTATGCGTGAAAGAGGTCATATAATGAGACGCCCACGATGCCGAGAGATGGCAATATGTTCGATGGACCTCGGAAATTGGCGCATGACCAACACAAGCCTATCTCAGCACGGGAGCGGTAATCCCTAGGCCAATTCTTATTGTGGCGATAGATCACATGTCGGCAGTTACATACCGAGCTTCAAAACATGCCAAAAATAGTCGCCAATGACTAGATGGGTTTTACCCGTAACTATTGGGTCCTTTCTCGGGTTCCCGAGCTATTTAGTGGATGAAAACGAAGTAGTCGGAACAGCGACTCGAAAAGATCTTGTTACAGTTTTGTTATGGTGGTTCATATCGGAAGCTCTCGCTAACAACCGACGACCCAAAAAGCCAAAAACGCCTACTCAATTAAGCCCGTTCGGTCCCTAACACTCACGCAATTCTTCTGATCGCAAGAATTCTCAACGAGCACGTGCGCCGAGATAACCATCAAATGCATTGTAGGAATGGTGTTCTCTGCATGTCCCATGTCCGAATAAATGTTTTCGTTGGTCGTGTCTCGAGTTTGCCAAGGCCTGATACTGTCCGCGTGTGGACAATCATGAGAGGGTTTGATGATACCGACCGACGCCGTTCGGATGTTCAGTACACCTGACGAAAGGGGTTTAGCTGACTGGCCCGTAATAAAGGTGCTCCGGTTTAGTAAAGATAGTTATGATAGCTCCATAGCCCGGGAGTTGAGTACAAGGTTTATAATATGGTAGTCGACTGATGTTCTTTGTGTTCACGGTCGGCGACCGAGAGGGCTGATGATAGTTAGAATTGACAGGCGCTCGACTCTATCATGATCAAGGggatggcaacccgctcatTTGCATTGAGCTACTATACCACAAATGTTGCGAAATATAGATGAGGCAATCACAAAGTTGGAGTCTATATAACCCTATTCGATTTATGTATAGCATTTAACACACGCACCCACACGCCGCTCTCTTAGCCATGCTGTTTCTCTTGCCAGCCTTCGTTCTAGCTCTTCCTCTCAGGGCCATTGCTGCACCTACCAACACTACTGCTCCTCCCGGATCTTTGACTGAAGATGCAAAGCAGCTGACGGTCGGATCAGTTACTCCCCTTAATTCGGCGAAAGTTGAAAGTTCTATCCCGTATGGATTGTTCGCAGCCGCTGCATACTGTAGTCCGGAATCACGGGTCAGTTGGCAGTGCAGTAAGTGGCTTATATTTGTCTAGTATTAAGAGGTTAGACTCTATTCATTGATCAATTATTTTCCCAGAGTCATGTCAGGCCGACTCCATTAAAGATTTCCAGGTGTACAAAAGCGGGGGCGATGGAGGCCGGGTTCAGTACTGTAGGTCATGCCTGATATAACGAAACATGTGTTCACTTACGCTTATATAGGGTATGTAGGCTGGTGGCCATCTCAGAACTCAGTTGTTGTTGGACGTCAAGGAACGGACCTTACCAAGATGTATGCGGTTTCAGCTTTCAGCTATTGCGTCAACTGACCTACCTGCTTTGTTCCCAGAGAAGCAATTATTACAGATGTCACACTCCTCCCTGTTGAGCTCTCAAGCACCCAATTCCCTGGCCGCCCGATTTTAGCCAAAGCTCATGTTGGCTTCTTAGCGTCACACACGCGTTCGGCTGTTGATATCCTGAGCGCTGTCAAGGGTGTGTTGGCTCAGAGGAACGCCACAAAGATACTGGTAATTGGACACTCACTGGGCGCTGCGCTGGCAACCCTAGATGGTCTATACTTGCAAACCCAGCTCGGAAGCGCAGTAAATGTTACCGTAAAAGGATTTGGAGGACCTAGGGTATGTCAGAAGTTTAGCACTAACCTCGGGAATTAAAGGATCAGATGATGAGTGATTTATTGTTAGGTGGGAAACGATGTATTTGCCGATTTCGTCAACGAAAAGGTGCGTTCGATTGTACTCTATTTCGGTAGCAATAATTCAGCTGGGCTTTAGATTTCAAGCATCACCCGTATTACTAATAAGAAGGATATTGTTCCAGTGTTGCCCCCAGGTAAGCCGTCTGTTCAAGAGTCAGATGTTATCACGACTGAATGCTTTTGCACCATAGTGTCACTTGGCTTCAGGCACACAACTGGCGAAGAACATATTAACGCCGATGGGGTATGGAACAGCTGTGCGGGTAAGTTTGGAAAAATCAATCCAACGATTCGATATCTAATGAGAGATTCAGGACAAGATAACCTGAGTCCAGATTGCTCGACGGGACAAGTCCTGACTGGAGGAGTGGTACTAAATGACCATCTTGGACCATATGCCGGTGGCGTAATGATAGGACAGGATATTGGTACATGCTAGATCCATTTCGTTCAGATTGGCAATGGGAAGTGTAGCTAAAGCACAAGGGGTTGTCTTATGCGATCCGTTTTCCCCTAGCGCTCTAGGGATAGGGTGTGAGTTGAGACATTCGAGAACCGCATTACTCATCAGATTCACTACTGTGAGTGTTTCTGCATAAAATGGATTCTACCAATAGATGCGCATGTAGTTTTGCTGGTACGTCTCGCAAGCAGGATAACTCGGGAACCGGTGCCTACGCTGTATATTCAAAGTCCGAAGGTGTAAAAGCTGAATTACTTTGGGTTGAAGATAACTATACATGTTGTGTAGTTTAAATTTAATAGAGCGGCCAAGGTTGAGAAGATATAACTATGGTGTCGTCGCGCATTACAATTGGCGTGCAAGAGTttcgggggggggggtcgcTCCTGCTGACGTGATGAAAGACAGGGAGAAAGAACGCTTGCCTTACCACACCGGCTTGAAAATAAAACAAGCACAAGAGACCCGGAGCACGGGACTCCTGAACAGCAAATTTATAATCGCAAGATAAAACACTTAAGTATCAAAACGGGGCTCAGACAAGTTCCATCAGGCCTTTCCAGTAAGTAATCCCCATACTGTTATTTGATGCTCATTCACTTTGTCTGGAGTCATTTGACTAAACCTTTGAGCCCACTCCTCAAAGGTCGTCAGTTTCATATGGCCCGCGGCCTTTTGGATATTTGCATTGTACCCCTCGAGATCTGTTTTTCTTAGGTCGTCGGCTTGGACAAAGCCTTCGATTCTACCGAGTGCACAATCAGCCTTATTATTCTACGTATCCAAGGAGAGAAAGGGCTACGCACACGCTTCTGACATCATGGTTTAGCCAGTAGACGGCGGTCATGACGAACCTAGGCACGCTCGGTATATCATACCCAGTCGCTTGAATAAAAACTTGATTTAATTCTTCTGCTTTGAGACCCTCTATGGCAACGTTAATGGTCTCCCGATTGAATTCCAAAGGATTCTGTGTGATGCATAATTCAGAGTTATCAATTGCTTCAAACAAGTATATTGCCGGGCTCGGTACGTACATCAAAAATAAGCCGACTGAATCGCCCAACGTCATCAACAGCCTATAACACAACACACTTAGCAATTGGCTCCCAATGTCTTGTAATAAGGGGTAGTTTACAGTAAGCTGAAGTTTGACCTCTGGTGACATACAATACTGAATTGCTGCGTTGGTGAATCTACCAGCAATCGAGGTGTTGAAGTTCTCCATCAGAAACCCGATACGAACGATACTGTGCGCAGCTATCACTCAGAATTATATCCTCGGGAAGAAGCGATAATAAAACGTACGTCCATGGTATATCCAAGGAAGATACATGCTTTTCGATTgacatcttggcatagtgaTCTGTCCCAGGTATGGGCGGTTTATCCTCAGGGAAGGAGGCCATCACTGCAGACGAGAATATATACGATTGGACTCGGAACTCCCAAGCAACAGTCGCGATATTCTTGTTTCAATCACGGTAACTACTCCTCTGTGTGTGTGACGCAGATGGTTATGAGCTCACCTTGCCCTGCCTTTCCTCGCCCTCTGTATTTACGCCCAGCCCTGGAAACTCCAAGGCAACAAATACACCCCATATAGCATACGAAGGATCGGACCTTGCGTCCTCGAAAACTTTTCGCAGTTGTTGGATATCGTTTAGATCACCTGTTACTAGCTTTACGTTTCTTATGGGTTTCAGTTTCTAGCCTTTTGAGAATCGGGATTCCGTGTCAATGCTAGACACAAATAGTCTCCGGAATCAGATAGTGCTGCAATGACGCTACTGCCTTGCTGGCCCGTGGCACCGACAACCAAGACAACTTTCATTCCTGGT
Proteins encoded:
- a CDS encoding Lipase (class 3), translated to MLFLLPAFVLALPLRAIAAPTNTTAPPGSLTEDAKQLTVGSVTPLNSAKVESSIPYGLFAAAAYCSPESRVSWQCKSCQADSIKDFQVYKSGGDGGRVQYWYVGWWPSQNSVVVGRQGTDLTKIEAIITDVTLLPVELSSTQFPGRPILAKAHVGFLASHTRSAVDILSAVKGVLAQRNATKILVIGHSLGAALATLDGLYLQTQLGSAVNVTVKGFGGPRVGNDVFADFVNEKISSITRITNKKDIVPVLPPVSLGFRHTTGEEHINADGVWNSCAGQDNLSPDCSTGQVLTGGVVLNDHLGPYAGGVMIGQDIGTC
- a CDS encoding NmrA-like family domain-containing protein 1, which encodes MSDSIGDVASLKYLERTNLDESLYDLDANELRFFQLATDIRDPAEIKQHILSIQAEAFKADISISLYTLFHVYQVTRYPVYAHVLDYGRTHAGAIFLEMACCFGNDARKAALDGYPLENIVATDLRRDFWDLGFKLFKDDPALFPVPFLEGDIFSSQLLDLDAPRPTERPKVPHLKTLTELLGRVSIIHASAFFHLFSEENQKKLAERCVALLNMEPGSTIFGSHNGAPEPGVYTGIGAPDREMFCHSPESWRKLWIELFGDRRINVMATLEGGEAGAKLKLKPIRNVKLVTGDLNDIQQLRKVFEDARSDPSYAIWGVFVALEFPGLGVNTEGEERQGKNIATVAWEFRVQSYIFSSAVMASFPEDKPPIPGTDHYAKMSIEKHVSSLDIPWTIVRIGFLMENFNTSIAGRFTNAAIQYCMSPEVKLQLTAVDDVGRFSRLIFDNPLEFNRETINVAIEGLKAEELNQVFIQATGYDIPSVPRFVMTAVYWLNHDVRSVIEGFVQADDLRKTDLEGYNANIQKAAGHMKLTTFEEWAQRFSQMTPDKVNEHQITVWGLLTGKA